The proteins below are encoded in one region of Stenotrophomonas bentonitica:
- a CDS encoding methyl-accepting chemotaxis protein produces the protein MSASPSVASKRPGSIANRLMLGTALIAMLCFGVTAALSYHEASQALLASSQRTMESEAEAESRRVGADLAAAFATSQALADSLVVQHQAGGLTRSTAAQVLRQQVQSHPEWAGMGMLWEPQAFDGKDADFVGAEAHDATGRFMSYWAWQDGTPVQDVLKGYDVPGDGDWYLRPRELKRQTVSEPYQYEIGGKQVLMSTLSTPVLDQGGFLGVVTVDVGLAALQERLAALRPMGQGHVELISPGGIVLAARDAKQIGQRRDDALTAGILAAVASDKRFEAFEPDAAGNVKAYVPLRVGSSQERFALGVIVPYALITAQARALLWIILGVGLGAALVLSASVYLLLRRQAIRPLADAVRLSADIADGRLDSALPAARDDEVGRLLESMQRMRGQLRAVMAAQGEMARRHEGGELGFRMDADAFPGEYGRMVADTNQLVGANIAVTRRLVDVMQRYAVGDLSPDMDRLPGEQAAFTEAMDTTKANLRAINSQIGDLAGAAARGDFSQRGDAVRFKHDFRAMVENLNTMMQVSDHNLQQISTLLRAIAVGDLTARMHGEFHGVFAQMRDDADTTVSQLTDIVGRIQQATGSINLAAGEIASGNSDLSRRTEQQAASLEETAASMEELTSTVRQNADHAVQANRLAAGAAEVAAQGGQVVGQVVTTMAGIEAASKRIAEIISVIDGIAFQTNILALNAAVEAARAGEQGRGFAVVASEVRALAQRSAGAAKEIKQLIDDSVEQVTEGSALVQAAGRTMEEIVSGVSRVNDIMAEISAASKEQSAGIEQVNQTITQMDETTQQNAALVEEATAAARAMEEQAQHLGTAVAIFRTVGGASAPAPVAHAA, from the coding sequence ATGTCCGCGTCTCCTTCCGTTGCCTCCAAGCGCCCCGGCAGCATCGCCAACCGTCTGATGCTGGGTACCGCCCTGATCGCCATGCTCTGCTTCGGCGTTACCGCCGCGCTGAGCTACCACGAGGCCAGCCAGGCACTGCTGGCGTCTTCGCAGCGGACCATGGAAAGCGAGGCGGAAGCGGAATCGCGCCGGGTCGGCGCCGACCTGGCCGCTGCCTTTGCCACCAGCCAGGCGCTGGCCGACAGCCTGGTCGTGCAGCACCAGGCGGGCGGCCTGACCCGGTCCACCGCCGCGCAGGTGCTGCGCCAGCAGGTGCAGTCGCACCCGGAATGGGCCGGCATGGGCATGCTCTGGGAGCCGCAGGCGTTTGATGGAAAGGATGCCGATTTCGTCGGTGCCGAGGCGCACGACGCCACCGGCCGCTTCATGAGCTACTGGGCCTGGCAGGACGGTACGCCGGTGCAGGACGTGCTGAAGGGCTATGACGTGCCCGGGGACGGTGACTGGTACCTGCGCCCGCGCGAACTGAAGCGGCAGACCGTGAGCGAACCGTACCAGTACGAGATCGGGGGGAAACAGGTGCTGATGAGCACCTTGTCGACCCCGGTGCTGGATCAGGGCGGATTCCTCGGCGTGGTGACCGTGGACGTCGGGCTTGCCGCGCTCCAGGAGCGACTGGCGGCGCTGCGTCCCATGGGGCAGGGTCATGTGGAGCTGATTTCGCCGGGCGGCATCGTGCTGGCGGCACGGGACGCCAAGCAGATCGGGCAGCGTCGGGACGACGCATTGACTGCCGGGATCCTGGCGGCAGTTGCCAGCGACAAGCGCTTCGAAGCCTTCGAGCCCGATGCCGCCGGCAACGTGAAGGCCTATGTGCCGCTTCGCGTGGGCAGCAGCCAGGAGCGCTTCGCGCTGGGCGTGATCGTTCCGTATGCCCTGATCACGGCGCAGGCGCGAGCGCTGCTGTGGATCATCCTGGGTGTTGGCCTGGGGGCGGCGCTGGTGCTCAGTGCGAGCGTGTACCTGCTGCTGCGCCGGCAGGCGATCCGACCGTTGGCCGACGCAGTGCGGTTGTCTGCCGACATTGCCGACGGCAGGCTGGACAGTGCGCTGCCGGCTGCGCGCGACGACGAAGTGGGGCGCCTGCTCGAATCGATGCAGCGCATGCGCGGCCAGCTGCGCGCGGTGATGGCCGCGCAGGGTGAGATGGCACGCCGCCACGAGGGGGGCGAGCTCGGTTTCCGCATGGACGCAGATGCGTTCCCGGGTGAGTACGGGCGCATGGTTGCCGACACCAACCAGCTGGTGGGGGCGAACATCGCAGTGACCCGTCGACTGGTTGACGTGATGCAGCGTTACGCAGTGGGCGATCTCTCGCCGGACATGGACCGTCTGCCTGGCGAGCAGGCGGCCTTCACCGAGGCGATGGATACCACCAAGGCCAACCTGCGTGCGATCAATTCCCAGATCGGCGACCTGGCCGGTGCCGCTGCGCGGGGCGATTTCAGCCAGCGTGGCGATGCGGTGCGCTTCAAGCACGACTTCCGCGCCATGGTCGAAAACCTCAACACCATGATGCAGGTCAGCGACCACAACCTGCAGCAGATTTCCACGCTGCTGCGCGCGATCGCGGTCGGCGACCTGACCGCGCGCATGCACGGCGAATTCCATGGGGTGTTCGCGCAGATGCGCGACGACGCCGATACCACGGTCAGCCAGTTGACCGACATCGTGGGCCGTATCCAGCAGGCCACCGGCAGCATCAACCTGGCCGCCGGTGAAATCGCCTCGGGCAACAGCGACCTGTCGCGACGCACAGAGCAGCAGGCGGCGAGCCTGGAAGAAACCGCCGCGTCCATGGAGGAACTCACCTCGACCGTGCGCCAGAACGCGGACCATGCGGTGCAGGCCAACCGGCTGGCGGCCGGCGCTGCCGAGGTGGCCGCGCAGGGTGGGCAGGTGGTCGGCCAGGTGGTGACCACGATGGCCGGCATCGAAGCGGCCTCGAAGCGCATCGCCGAGATCATTTCGGTCATTGACGGTATCGCGTTCCAGACCAACATCCTGGCGCTCAATGCGGCCGTCGAGGCCGCGCGCGCCGGTGAGCAGGGCCGCGGCTTCGCGGTGGTCGCTTCGGAAGTGCGCGCGCTGGCGCAGCGCTCGGCCGGTGCGGCCAAGGAGATCAAGCAGCTGATCGACGACTCGGTGGAACAGGTGACCGAAGGCTCGGCGCTGGTGCAGGCCGCCGGCCGCACCATGGAAGAAATCGTCAGCGGCGTGAGTCGGGTCAACGACATCATGGCCGAGATCTCCGCCGCGTCGAAGGAACAGTCGGCGGGCATCGAGCAGGTCAACCAGACCATCACCCAGATGGACGAAACCACCCAGCAGAACGCGGCGCTGGTGGAAGAAGCCACCGCTGCAGCGCGTGCGATGGAAGAGCAGGCGCAGCACCTGGGCACCGCCGTGGCGATCTTCCGCACCGTCGGGGGCGCCTCCGCCCCGGCGCCGGTCGCCCATGCGGCGTAG
- a CDS encoding SulP family inorganic anion transporter, whose product MSVSYPLRQQWLGNIRGDLLSGTVVALALIPEAIAFSIIAGVDPKVGLYASFCIAVVTAIAGGRPGMISAATGAMALVMVDLVKDHGLQYLLAATILAGLLQIIAGALKLGALMRFVSRSVITGFVNALAILIFLAQMPELIGRSWQVWAVCAAGLAIIYLLPRLTRAVPSALVAIVVLTALSIGLHWDVRTVGDMGALPDSLPVFLFPDVPLTWDTLKLLLPVSATLAVVGLLESMMTAQIVEDMTDTPSQRNRECAGQGLANITAGLFGGMGGCAMIGQSVINVSSGGRGRLSCLWAGVLLLLLVVYGAEWVRQIPMAALVAVMIMVSIGTFHWRSFAEFRLHPKSSSVVMVATVVVTVATHDLAKGVLTGVLLSALFFARKVGRLLVVADEVDADGVRIYRVSGQVFFASAGQFAESIDYQHVPARVVIDLTHAHFWDLSAVGALDRVTAKLRAHGAQVEVVGLNAASQTLVERLGRPQSEGAAPGGH is encoded by the coding sequence ATGTCCGTTTCCTACCCGCTGCGCCAGCAATGGCTCGGCAACATCCGCGGTGACCTGCTGTCCGGCACCGTGGTCGCGCTTGCGCTGATCCCCGAGGCGATCGCCTTTTCCATCATTGCCGGGGTCGACCCCAAGGTCGGCCTGTACGCCTCGTTCTGCATCGCGGTGGTCACCGCCATCGCCGGTGGCCGGCCGGGCATGATCTCGGCCGCGACCGGCGCCATGGCGCTGGTGATGGTCGACCTGGTCAAGGACCACGGGCTGCAGTACCTGCTGGCGGCGACGATCCTGGCCGGTCTGCTGCAGATCATCGCGGGCGCGTTGAAACTCGGTGCGCTGATGCGCTTCGTGTCGCGCTCGGTCATCACCGGCTTCGTCAACGCCTTGGCCATCCTGATCTTCCTGGCGCAGATGCCCGAGCTGATCGGCCGCTCCTGGCAGGTCTGGGCGGTGTGCGCCGCCGGCCTGGCGATCATTTACCTGCTGCCGCGCCTGACCCGGGCAGTGCCCTCGGCGCTGGTCGCGATCGTGGTGCTGACCGCGTTGTCGATCGGGCTGCACTGGGACGTGCGCACGGTGGGCGACATGGGCGCGCTGCCCGACAGCCTGCCGGTGTTCCTGTTCCCGGACGTGCCGCTGACCTGGGACACCTTGAAGCTGCTGCTGCCGGTGTCGGCCACGCTGGCGGTGGTGGGCCTGCTCGAATCGATGATGACCGCGCAGATCGTCGAAGACATGACCGACACGCCCAGCCAGCGCAACCGGGAGTGCGCGGGGCAGGGCCTGGCCAACATCACCGCCGGTTTGTTCGGCGGCATGGGCGGCTGCGCGATGATCGGCCAGTCGGTCATCAACGTGTCCTCCGGCGGGCGTGGTCGCCTGTCGTGCCTGTGGGCCGGGGTGCTGTTGCTGCTGCTGGTGGTGTACGGCGCGGAGTGGGTGCGGCAGATTCCGATGGCGGCGCTGGTCGCGGTGATGATCATGGTCAGCATCGGCACCTTCCACTGGCGCTCGTTCGCCGAATTCCGCCTGCACCCGAAGAGCTCCTCGGTGGTGATGGTGGCCACGGTGGTGGTGACGGTGGCCACCCACGACCTGGCCAAGGGCGTATTGACCGGCGTGCTGCTCTCGGCGCTGTTCTTCGCGCGCAAGGTGGGCCGGCTGCTGGTGGTAGCCGATGAGGTGGACGCCGACGGCGTGCGCATCTACCGGGTCAGCGGCCAGGTGTTCTTCGCCTCGGCCGGCCAGTTCGCCGAAAGCATCGACTACCAGCACGTCCCGGCGCGGGTGGTGATCGACCTGACCCATGCCCACTTCTGGGACCTGAGCGCGGTGGGCGCGCTGGACCGGGTCACGGCCAAGCTGCGCGCGCACGGTGCGCAGGTGGAGGTGGTGGGTCTCAACGCGGCCAGCCAGACCCTGGTGGAGCGCCTGGGCCGGCCGCAGTCAGAGGGTGCTGCCCCCGGCGGTCACTGA
- a CDS encoding response regulator, producing the protein MPTRDRILIVDDNAVTRYSVRRVLEHHGFRVEEAGTGGEGLVQLREQDFGALVLDVNLPDMSGFDVVRELRADPRLQLLPVVHVSAASIATGDLITGLNAGADAYLIHPVDPDVLLATLRSLLRARRAEDALREAEARFGEIFRQVSTPIAVLDGHLQVQESNDAFKRLLGGHLGEGEIESLLDHQVGAMSALKVALAEGERWQGTFALPLLGSRRMTEWRVTPYSAPGLGLVLVEDITERHVRELEQRQELESANSELAFQIAERERTEMELMQAQKMDSLGQLTGGIAHDFNNLLTTIISGLDMIEIAASSGKWDKASRYVDIATASAHRAAGLTQRMLAFARKQPLDPQPFDVVARVRSLEDMLRRSIGENIELELELGADPLVAVADANQFENVMLNLVINARDALAGQGLIRLRASRTHIDRDHELSPGDYISVKVIDNGTGIPLELRGKVFEPFFTTKPQGEGTGLGLSMTYGFARQSGGSARIASEPGEGTEIELLLPEGREAAAEAPAAPAPVQRGHAERILLVDDTESVRMMVREMLVESGYQVVEATNAQQALLELHSGREVQLLLSDVGLPGMNGRELADAARALRPALPVLFITGYTESAAVRHEFLGEGMSLLPKPFSVHDLLRSVRSMFGSV; encoded by the coding sequence ATGCCAACGCGTGACCGGATCCTGATTGTCGACGACAACGCGGTGACCCGCTATTCCGTGCGCCGGGTGCTGGAGCATCACGGCTTCCGCGTGGAAGAAGCGGGGACCGGCGGTGAAGGCCTGGTCCAGCTCAGGGAGCAGGATTTCGGCGCGCTGGTGCTGGACGTCAACCTGCCCGATATGAGTGGTTTCGACGTGGTGCGCGAACTGCGCGCCGACCCGCGCCTGCAGTTGCTGCCGGTGGTGCACGTGTCGGCGGCGTCGATCGCCACCGGTGACCTGATTACCGGTCTGAACGCAGGCGCTGATGCTTACCTGATCCACCCGGTCGATCCGGACGTGCTGCTGGCCACGCTGCGCAGCCTGCTGCGTGCCCGTCGCGCCGAAGACGCGCTGCGTGAGGCCGAGGCACGTTTCGGTGAGATTTTCCGCCAGGTCAGCACGCCGATCGCGGTGCTCGATGGTCACTTGCAGGTGCAAGAATCCAACGATGCGTTCAAGCGCCTGCTGGGGGGGCACCTCGGTGAAGGCGAGATCGAATCGTTGCTGGATCACCAGGTCGGCGCGATGAGCGCGTTGAAGGTCGCACTGGCCGAGGGCGAACGCTGGCAGGGCACGTTCGCGCTGCCGTTGCTCGGCAGCCGTCGCATGACCGAATGGCGGGTCACGCCCTACAGCGCGCCGGGCCTGGGCCTGGTGCTGGTGGAAGACATCACCGAACGCCATGTGCGCGAGCTGGAACAGCGCCAGGAGCTGGAGAGCGCCAACAGCGAGCTGGCCTTCCAGATCGCCGAGCGTGAGCGCACCGAAATGGAGCTGATGCAGGCGCAGAAGATGGACTCGCTGGGCCAGCTTACCGGCGGCATCGCGCACGACTTCAACAACCTGCTGACCACCATCATTTCCGGCCTGGACATGATCGAGATCGCGGCCAGCAGCGGCAAGTGGGACAAGGCCAGCCGCTACGTGGATATCGCTACCGCTTCGGCGCACCGCGCTGCGGGGCTGACCCAGCGCATGCTTGCCTTCGCGCGCAAGCAGCCGCTGGACCCCCAGCCCTTCGACGTGGTCGCCCGGGTCCGCTCGCTGGAAGACATGCTGCGCCGTTCGATCGGCGAGAACATCGAGCTGGAACTGGAGCTGGGCGCCGATCCGCTGGTGGCGGTGGCCGACGCCAACCAGTTCGAGAATGTCATGCTCAACCTGGTGATCAATGCGCGCGACGCGTTGGCGGGGCAGGGCCTGATACGGCTGCGTGCCAGTCGAACCCACATCGACCGCGACCACGAGCTGTCCCCCGGCGACTACATCAGCGTCAAGGTGATCGACAACGGCACTGGCATTCCGCTGGAGCTGCGCGGCAAGGTGTTCGAGCCCTTCTTCACCACCAAGCCGCAGGGCGAGGGCACCGGCCTGGGCCTGTCGATGACCTACGGTTTCGCCCGCCAGTCCGGCGGCAGCGCCCGCATCGCCAGCGAGCCCGGCGAGGGTACCGAGATCGAACTGCTGCTGCCGGAAGGCCGTGAGGCAGCAGCAGAAGCGCCGGCCGCGCCGGCGCCGGTACAGCGCGGCCACGCCGAGCGCATCCTGCTGGTGGATGACACCGAGTCGGTGCGGATGATGGTGCGCGAGATGCTGGTCGAATCCGGCTACCAGGTGGTGGAGGCCACCAACGCCCAGCAGGCGCTGCTGGAGCTGCACTCCGGACGGGAGGTGCAGCTGCTGCTGTCCGACGTCGGCCTGCCCGGCATGAACGGCCGCGAGCTGGCTGACGCCGCCCGCGCTCTGCGCCCGGCCCTGCCGGTGCTGTTCATCACCGGCTACACCGAAAGCGCCGCGGTCCGGCACGAATTCCTGGGCGAGGGCATGTCGCTGCTGCCCAAGCCGTTCAGCGTGCACGACCTGCTGCGCAGCGTGAGGAGCATGTTCGGGTCGGTATGA
- a CDS encoding sensor histidine kinase, translating into MNAPSTEVELSQLRAEADALRAELEETNQGVLALYAELDQQAEQLREVSELKSRFLSYMSHEFRTPLGSILSMTRLLEDGMDGPLTDEQRRQVRFISGSAGELREMVDDLLDLAKIEAGRITISPAWFELMDLFSALRGMFRPLIEGNQVDLVFEDPPALPMLYTDDKKLAQILRNFISNALKFTPNGQVIVSAKLVDAHSLCFSVRDTGIGIPQDLLPTLFEDFVQVDSPLQKRLRGTGLGLSLCKRFAELLGGTVGVTSELGVGSEFHVTLPIKLAAEDTADANA; encoded by the coding sequence TTGAACGCGCCTTCGACGGAAGTGGAACTCAGCCAGCTGCGTGCCGAGGCCGACGCCCTGCGCGCCGAACTGGAAGAAACCAACCAGGGCGTGCTCGCCCTGTATGCCGAACTGGACCAGCAGGCCGAGCAGCTGCGCGAAGTGTCCGAGCTGAAGAGCCGGTTCCTGTCCTACATGAGCCATGAGTTCCGCACGCCACTGGGCTCGATCCTGAGCATGACCCGGCTGCTGGAAGACGGCATGGACGGCCCGCTGACAGACGAGCAGCGCCGCCAGGTGCGCTTCATCAGCGGCTCGGCCGGCGAACTGCGCGAGATGGTCGACGACCTGCTGGACCTGGCCAAGATCGAGGCGGGGCGGATCACCATTTCGCCGGCATGGTTCGAGCTGATGGACCTGTTCTCGGCATTGCGCGGCATGTTCCGGCCACTGATCGAAGGCAACCAGGTGGATCTGGTATTCGAAGATCCGCCCGCACTGCCGATGCTGTACACCGACGACAAGAAGCTGGCGCAGATCCTGCGCAATTTCATTTCGAATGCGCTCAAGTTCACGCCCAACGGGCAGGTGATCGTGTCGGCGAAGCTGGTCGACGCGCACTCGCTGTGCTTCAGCGTTCGCGATACCGGTATCGGCATTCCGCAGGACCTGTTGCCCACCTTGTTCGAGGATTTCGTGCAGGTCGACTCGCCGCTGCAGAAGCGCCTGCGCGGTACCGGTCTGGGCCTGTCGCTGTGCAAGCGCTTTGCCGAGCTGCTGGGGGGCACGGTGGGCGTGACCAGCGAGCTGGGCGTAGGCTCGGAGTTCCATGTCACGCTGCCGATCAAGCTGGCCGCCGAGGACACTGCCGATGCCAACGCGTGA
- a CDS encoding ATP-binding protein gives MDLNFSGRVTEVVVVEEVSQVGQARRTAQSLADAIGFDEVDAGRVALAATELATNLIKHARGGRMYLSVVCGRGGDGVELHTLDAGPGFSLAQSLPDGYSTGGTQGQGLGAIKRQATVLDAWSDDKGSVVVARIYASRAQRDVDLPYGALRLAMRHELACGDAWHLRADAQSVGVTLVDGLGHGLSASDAAQAGVAAAAQRGNAAPVEVIAAMHAGMSGTRGGAVAVASVEVATGAVQFAGIGNIAAALHEPTATRGMASHPGIVGVQFRKAQPFHFHAPAGTLLLMHSDGLQARWNLRDYPGLLHRHPALVVAVLQRDFDRGRDDTGIIALRLGDLH, from the coding sequence ATGGATCTGAACTTCTCCGGTCGCGTCACCGAGGTCGTGGTGGTGGAGGAAGTCTCGCAGGTGGGGCAGGCGCGCCGCACCGCCCAGTCGCTGGCTGACGCCATCGGGTTCGACGAGGTCGACGCCGGCCGCGTGGCGCTTGCCGCCACCGAGCTGGCCACCAACCTGATCAAGCACGCGCGCGGCGGCCGCATGTACCTGTCGGTGGTGTGCGGTCGCGGGGGCGACGGGGTGGAGCTGCATACGCTCGATGCAGGTCCCGGCTTCTCGCTGGCCCAGTCGCTGCCGGACGGCTACTCCACCGGCGGCACGCAGGGCCAGGGCCTCGGGGCGATCAAGCGCCAGGCCACCGTTCTTGACGCCTGGTCGGACGACAAGGGCAGCGTGGTGGTGGCGCGCATCTACGCCAGCCGCGCGCAGCGCGACGTGGACCTTCCGTACGGCGCGCTGCGCCTGGCGATGCGGCATGAGCTGGCCTGCGGCGACGCCTGGCACCTGCGCGCGGATGCGCAGTCGGTGGGCGTGACCCTGGTCGACGGCCTTGGCCACGGCCTGTCGGCCTCAGATGCCGCCCAGGCCGGCGTGGCCGCCGCCGCCCAGCGTGGCAATGCCGCACCGGTAGAAGTGATCGCTGCCATGCATGCGGGCATGTCCGGTACGCGCGGCGGCGCCGTGGCCGTGGCCAGCGTGGAGGTGGCTACTGGCGCTGTGCAGTTTGCCGGTATCGGCAACATCGCCGCCGCCCTGCACGAGCCGACCGCGACCCGCGGCATGGCCTCGCACCCGGGCATCGTCGGCGTGCAGTTCCGCAAGGCGCAACCATTCCACTTTCACGCGCCCGCAGGCACGCTGTTGCTCATGCACAGTGATGGACTGCAGGCCCGCTGGAACCTGCGCGACTACCCCGGCTTGCTGCACCGCCACCCGGCCCTGGTCGTGGCGGTGCTGCAGCGCGACTTCGATCGGGGCCGCGACGATACCGGCATCATCGCCCTGCGGCTTGGAGACCTGCATTGA
- a CDS encoding ATP-binding protein: protein MSGTSGSLPIRVEQDVVLARQAVRQFAVANKMSLINQTKLVTAASELARNAVIYGGGGSMDWSIDESGLRRGLKLVFSDNGPGIPDIAQALTDGWSSGSGMGLGLSGSRRLVDVFELDSAPGKGTRIAITKWI, encoded by the coding sequence ATGAGCGGCACCAGTGGATCCTTGCCGATCCGCGTCGAACAGGACGTGGTGCTGGCCCGCCAGGCGGTTCGCCAGTTTGCGGTTGCAAACAAGATGAGCCTGATCAACCAGACCAAGCTGGTCACCGCGGCCAGCGAGCTGGCCCGCAACGCCGTGATCTACGGCGGTGGCGGCAGCATGGACTGGTCGATCGACGAGTCAGGCCTGCGCCGCGGCCTCAAGCTGGTGTTCTCGGACAACGGACCGGGCATTCCCGATATCGCCCAGGCACTCACCGATGGCTGGTCGTCGGGCAGCGGCATGGGCCTGGGCCTGTCCGGCTCGCGCCGTCTGGTGGACGTGTTCGAACTGGACAGTGCGCCGGGCAAGGGCACGCGCATTGCCATCACCAAATGGATCTGA
- a CDS encoding STAS domain-containing protein: MDRIPILQMGKLLLVTIQVDMHDQLALTLQDDLSERIQRESAHGVLIDISALDIVDSFIGRMIANISAMAKVMDASTVVVGMQPAVAITLVELGLTLDGVRTALNVERGMALLRQTTEDAS, encoded by the coding sequence ATGGACCGTATCCCTATCCTGCAGATGGGAAAGCTGCTGCTGGTCACCATCCAGGTGGACATGCATGACCAGCTGGCGTTGACCCTGCAGGACGATCTGAGCGAGCGCATCCAGCGCGAATCCGCCCACGGCGTGCTGATCGACATCTCTGCGCTGGATATCGTCGATTCGTTCATTGGCCGCATGATTGCCAACATCTCCGCGATGGCCAAGGTCATGGATGCCTCCACGGTCGTGGTGGGCATGCAGCCGGCGGTGGCGATCACGCTGGTGGAGCTGGGCCTGACGCTCGACGGCGTGCGTACAGCGCTCAATGTCGAGCGCGGCATGGCACTGCTGCGGCAGACCACCGAAGACGCTTCATGA
- a CDS encoding STAS domain-containing protein: protein MAALQQRTIDLLRGHQEAVLAQWAGQLAAQTQDGRIGARELESQTREFWRLFQAALSTSSAGGVGGKEWQEIRHFLEQLSRDRVLKGFSSSETASFLFSLKRPVFELLQNSFAEDAGVLGEQLWAVSELIDDLGLHSVKAFQKTREEVIQRQQEEMLELSTPVVKLWEGVLALPMIGTLDSQRTQVVMESLLQRIVETGSEIAIIDITGVPTVDTLVAQHLLKTVTAIRLMGADAIISGIRPQIAQTIVHLGLDLQGIVTKANLADALALALKRTGQVVTKAAH, encoded by the coding sequence ATGGCGGCATTGCAGCAACGCACCATCGACCTCCTTCGCGGACATCAGGAAGCGGTCCTGGCACAGTGGGCCGGGCAGCTGGCCGCCCAAACCCAGGATGGCCGGATCGGCGCCCGCGAGCTTGAGAGCCAGACCCGGGAATTCTGGCGCCTGTTCCAGGCTGCGTTGTCCACCTCCAGCGCCGGTGGCGTGGGCGGAAAGGAGTGGCAGGAGATCCGTCACTTTCTGGAGCAGTTGTCGCGCGATCGCGTGTTGAAAGGCTTCAGCTCTTCGGAAACGGCCAGCTTCCTCTTCTCCTTGAAGCGGCCCGTCTTCGAACTGCTCCAGAACAGCTTTGCCGAAGACGCCGGGGTCCTCGGCGAGCAGCTCTGGGCGGTCTCGGAGCTGATTGACGACCTCGGCCTGCACAGCGTGAAGGCGTTCCAGAAGACCCGCGAGGAAGTGATCCAGCGCCAGCAGGAAGAAATGCTGGAACTATCCACCCCGGTGGTGAAGTTGTGGGAAGGCGTCCTTGCGCTGCCGATGATCGGCACGCTCGATTCCCAGCGCACCCAGGTGGTGATGGAGTCGCTGCTGCAGCGGATCGTCGAGACCGGCTCTGAAATCGCCATCATCGACATCACCGGCGTGCCCACCGTGGACACCCTGGTCGCCCAGCACCTGCTCAAGACCGTCACTGCGATCCGCCTGATGGGCGCCGACGCGATCATCAGCGGTATCCGTCCGCAGATCGCGCAGACCATCGTGCACCTGGGCCTGGACCTGCAGGGCATCGTCACCAAGGCCAACCTGGCCGACGCGTTGGCGCTGGCGCTCAAGCGCACCGGGCAGGTGGTCACCAAGGCGGCCCACTGA
- a CDS encoding glycosyltransferase yields the protein MIGVIVPAHDEALAIGHCLSSIAAAAADPRLKGEEVVVVVALDDCRDGTAAVCLEHGVATVAVEARCVGSARAAAATFALARGARWIASTDADTVVPADWLSRQVTCGADAFCGVVGVADWLDYPERVRSAFAEREAARDGHRHIHGANLGMSAAAYVAAGGFPDLHTGEDVALVDAIARSGARIAWLARPAVATSARRTARAEQGFSSFLRALEREVIGAGLLPLGIAPE from the coding sequence ATGATCGGGGTGATCGTGCCCGCCCATGACGAAGCACTGGCCATTGGCCATTGCCTGTCATCGATCGCCGCTGCGGCGGCCGATCCACGTCTGAAGGGAGAAGAGGTCGTCGTCGTGGTGGCGTTGGACGACTGCCGTGATGGCACTGCGGCGGTCTGCCTGGAGCACGGCGTGGCGACGGTAGCGGTCGAAGCCCGCTGCGTAGGGAGTGCCCGTGCGGCGGCGGCTACCTTCGCGCTGGCGCGCGGTGCGCGCTGGATCGCCAGCACCGACGCCGACACCGTGGTGCCAGCAGACTGGCTGTCCAGGCAGGTCACCTGCGGTGCGGACGCGTTCTGCGGGGTAGTCGGCGTCGCGGACTGGCTGGACTACCCGGAACGGGTGCGCAGCGCGTTTGCCGAACGGGAAGCGGCGAGGGACGGGCATCGGCATATCCACGGCGCCAACCTCGGCATGAGTGCCGCCGCCTATGTAGCGGCGGGTGGTTTCCCGGACCTGCACACCGGCGAAGACGTAGCGCTGGTGGATGCAATCGCTCGCAGCGGTGCACGCATTGCCTGGCTCGCCCGGCCCGCAGTGGCCACCAGTGCGCGGCGGACCGCCCGTGCCGAGCAGGGATTCAGCAGTTTCCTGCGCGCTTTGGAACGTGAGGTGATCGGCGCGGGCCTGCTGCCACTAGGGATAGCGCCGGAGTGA
- a CDS encoding class I SAM-dependent methyltransferase, giving the protein MSVAEYFEQIYQEPDPFQYRNRWYEARKRALTLACLPRHRYRNAWELGCSNGVLTAELAGRCDALLATDLNAATLVEAAASTCDRPNVRLAQARHPEEWPEGRFDLIVVSEVGYYLPPQAVVEMAAKLRGNLTDDGLLLACHWLHPFNEARSSAVQVHRAFARGLEEAFCYQDADLLMQGWGTGLASVAQSEGLR; this is encoded by the coding sequence ATGAGCGTTGCCGAATACTTCGAGCAGATCTACCAGGAACCGGACCCGTTCCAGTACCGCAATCGCTGGTACGAGGCGCGCAAACGCGCGCTGACCCTCGCCTGCCTGCCCCGGCATCGGTATCGCAATGCGTGGGAACTTGGCTGTTCCAACGGCGTGCTTACCGCCGAGCTGGCCGGGCGTTGCGACGCACTCCTGGCCACCGATCTCAACGCGGCGACGCTGGTCGAAGCGGCGGCGAGCACTTGCGACCGACCCAACGTACGCCTTGCGCAGGCCCGTCACCCGGAGGAGTGGCCGGAAGGCCGCTTCGATCTGATCGTGGTGAGCGAGGTGGGCTACTACCTGCCGCCGCAGGCGGTGGTGGAGATGGCGGCGAAACTCCGCGGCAACCTCACCGACGACGGTCTGCTGCTGGCCTGCCATTGGCTGCATCCCTTCAACGAAGCACGCAGCTCGGCCGTGCAGGTCCACCGCGCATTTGCGCGAGGGCTGGAGGAAGCGTTCTGCTACCAGGATGCCGATCTGCTGATGCAGGGCTGGGGCACCGGGCTGGCGAGCGTGGCGCAGTCGGAAGGCCTGCGATGA